TTAAATTAACTTACGCTACATATTAACGTTAACCCACGTTAACTAGTGAACACAATCTAACAAAGTCAACAATTTCAGATCACCTCAGTTAAACGTAACGTTAAGCGCAGAAGTGGAAGATTAAGCTAGCAATGCTGTGTGCTAGTAGCACATAGTGGGCAACAACTTAGCTATGTAGTTAGAGATTTCGTGGTAAACTTAAGTTAGCTATAACTAAAAtcacagtattgttttattTAGGATGTAATGGTGTTAAAAGCTGTTGCCATGTTGCGTCAGGTATGTCCAGGACAGACCATTACCATCCAAAAAGGAAGCTATTCTATATTATTGTCTGAAcctaaagaaaacataatgaacaCTAGTACCTGCTATTAGGGGTATAGTCTGTAACAAAAATCTAGTAAATATAATAGAGAATGTGATAAATTATATGGCATGCATAAGGATAGGCTATGAGCTTCAGCGTAACActtgcatttctttttaacaGGCTCCTGGAGGCATTGCTACACCTCAGGTCTATGCTCAGTTGCTGGCGCTGTATTTACTTCATAATGACATGTAAGACAACTTTGTAAATGTCGTCAGtagcagaaatgtttttctaatgAGTGTCGCAGGTTTGGTTTATTTGCActttagagaaagaaatggaaaatatcaAGAATGTGCATCCTCTGCAAACAGAGGACACACACTTGCTGTGACCTTTTCTAGACTGCTGCACACTcatctatatctatataaacTCGAATCcgacataaagacataaaaataaattctcacttatgattgaaatgttttctgtatcCTCAAATGCTACCTGTATCCATGCATCTGTGTAGTTGGCATGTGTTCTGTTTTACCATTGAAAAACCTGCCTTATAAAGTTGCATATATCTGctcttttattctgtgttgACAAATGGATGTTGTTGTGGCACCAACAGGAACAATGCCAGGTATCTGTGGAAGAGGATTCCTCAGTCAATAAAATCGGTAAGAATGctaaaaaatatacaaacttGGTCAAGGAAGCATTGCTGAAACCATGATACATACATTCCCCTCCAAAAGCATTGGAACAGCAAGTTCTCCTTGCTCCCACAAAATGTGGGTCATCCGATTCAAAAGGTGCTGTGTTCTATCTAGTTTAATgtaattagaaataaaagcagaaatttaGAATGTATTATTTCCCCTGGTTCATGCTGCTTGAATGTTTAGTTACCGTATTTTTAcatagtttttatatttaccattttaattttattaacaaaagtgATTTTGCGAAGAACTTTAAAAAGCATTCAGGCCTGGATTTCTGTGCCTCTCCAGAACCAACTCTGCCTATAGCAGAAACAATGCTCAAAAGAAGATTGATAATAGCTGTTTACAAGTACCATCATAATGTGCAGGTCACTCATAACAATAGGAAAATTTGCCAGCACCAGGAGAAAGGCTTGATTTAGTGTTAGTTTAGTCAACTCATTAGAACTAATTAGAAAACGTTATTGTCACATAGATGATTactttttaaccttttaactttttaactcaGCTGAAGAGAGGGGTTTTCAGATTGTATAATAAAGTAGCTATATCTTGACTCAGAAACCTTTGAATTGGCATTTTAAATGGAATTTTAGAGAATTTAACTGTGATCCAGTAGCTGATAGTACTTGGGTGTAACTGCTGTTTATAATTGTCTGAAAGCCAATTCTGGTCAAGTGTTGCCTGGTTTTGAAATGCTTTTCACTTGTTGTGTACAGGCAAACCAAGAATTAACAGCTATTTGGGCTGTTGGCCAGCGCATTTGGCAGAGAGATTTTCCAGGAATCTACACAGCCATCGCAGCTTACCAGTGGACAGAGACTATTCTTCCAGTCATGGAGGGCCTTCGAggtaagaaaaacataaaataataaatcatttttatatgCTTTATGCATATTGCTCTGGAAAAATTCAGTGCAGACAATCAGatcaatgtttacattttctcagcAAGGTTTAAAGTTAAAGCCAGCAGGGGGCCCCAGCTGAACACACATGATAAAACCAAgctaaaaggaaataaaacatgatttaaaataattaaagtagAAAACTTGACTATTATTGTCCAGCAGTATGGTATGCGTAACAGTGTCATGAAGGGTAGCGCAGGTGGCTACAACACAATAGACAGATTAAgaatttgtgatttaaaattCTTGCCTATGTGATCTTGCGCATTTTTTCAAAATGAGAGTAAATGCCtaaatatttctgtgtcttgttttaTGCAACAGCCTCTAATATCTAAAGAGTCATATTGATAAACAAAGCTATTTAATATTATTGTCTAATGCAAGTGCTGGGCCATTTGTACCATGTGGTGGTTCCCTTGTGCAACAGTTTAAGAATAGCTTATGTTTAGCCCTCATGTTTACGGTACTTCATGTTGAACTACCGTGGAtgctgatgtacagtatttcattagACACTTAGATAACCAGGGATCATTATTTCCTGAAGATGTATTGGAATAAAATCCCTTTCAACAAGACATTTTTAACAGGATTATTATCTAGCAAAGAGTAAAACATGTTGTAGTCTATTTAAATAACTAGTGTATCACAAGGAAATGGAAAGTCCCAACAGCTGATTTGCCTTACACTTGGTTTAACAATTTGTTGCTAAAATTAGAAAAGTAACACCAAATTGGCTTGACAAATTACTAAGCCTAAGGTGATATCTTATCAAAAACCTCAAAAGCATTTCTAAAAGAGCCAACTAAAGAAAGCAAACCTTCACATGTGAAAAGCAAGACTCCAGCTTTAGCtattaatttcattatttaactttaatttaattattcagTATTTAACTTGCAAAATTGTTTACTGTCATCCACATTTATATTACCATATACCAAGTCACAAGATGTTGACATTGATTTGTTTACTATTTAGATTGAGCACTGTCTCCCAGGTGGGTCTCTGAACCAGTCACATGGACCTTGTTTGTCTCTGCTCAGTCCACCAATTCTGTCACTGTTTGAGGGGACACAGTGCCCACTGGGACATGTGACACATGCTGCATTAGTTAGGAGGGGCCATTTCTGTGAAAAGATCCCTGGCCGGCAAGCAGGCAGGAATGTGTGTTCTGGTTGGTCAAAAGGATCGGGTATCACCAGCTGTGAGGGGCTGGTATAAAGGACAGGGCTGTTCTAAGCAAGAACAGTTATCAACATTTCACAAGTAGCAGCTCATGCTAAGGAGACATTCTCAGGGTGTGCCCTCCATTTAAGTAATTTTTTGAAACTATCAGAGAGAGACgctgtctgttttctctttttggaaaTTGGGAAACTTATTGGTTAAGGTCTACGCACAGACTTTTTCATAATGGACGTCCAAAGGACAGGATCTATGGTTCGGCCCCCCAGCCCCATGGATAGTCTCGAGAAGCAGCTGAGCTGTCCTATCTGCCTGGACATGTTTACCAAACCTGTGGTCATCCTGCCCTGCCAGCATAACTTGTGCCGTAGTTGTGCCAGCGATCTCTATGACTCGCGCAACCCATACCGCTTTTCTGGTGGTGTTTTTCGCTGTCCTACCTGCCGTTTTGAGGTTGTGCTTGATCGTCACGGCGTGCACGGTCTCCAGCGCAATCTCCTGGTAGAAAATATTATTGACATCTATAAGCAGCAGCAAGAAGGTAGTGGCAGTGGAAGTACCGAAACCAACCTGAAGCCTAAAGAATCCAAAGAACCAAAGTGCCAAGAACACGAAGATGAGAAAATCAACATTTATTGTGTGACCTGCCAAGTACCTACCTGCTCCATGTGCAAAGTGTTTGGTCAACATAAGGACTGTGAGGTGGCACCGTTAGCAAGTGTTTACCAGGCCCAGAAAGGTGAACTGAGTAATGCTATTGATACCCTTGTATCTAGCAATGGCCGCCTACAGGCCCTGCTCAACCAGATGGAAGATGCCTGCCGTGCGGTGCAGGAGAATTCTCAGCGTGCTAAGCAAGGGTTAGCTGAACGCTTTGACCTGTTGTATGCTGTCCTTGAAGAGCGCAAGACCGTCCTTCTAGAGCAGATTGGTAAAGAGCAAGATGAAAAGGTGGCAGCTCTGCGGGCACTGGCTCAACGCTATGGCGAACGACTGCAGGCTAGTTCGGAGCTCACCGATACAGCTGTGAGAGCATTAGAGCAGAGTGGCACTGCTGAGTTTCTGATGGCCTCCAAGGGCCTAATCACACAGACCAAAGATGCAGCTAAAAGCTCACTAGGGGAAGAGAGGCCAGAGCCAGGCTTTGAGAAGATGGACCACTTCACGTTGTCAACAGAGCACATTGAATCAGTCCTGTCGAAAATGGACTTTTCAGTCTGCGATGACGATGAATTTGAAGATgcggaggaggaagaggaggaggaataaTACAAACTGAAGTGTTTATGAACTTGTAGGAAATACTGTAACATGTTTTTGAGAGATCTTTTTGACAAGTGTTTTTGGCAGGGAGTTTTTTGTTGAACGAAATCTAAGGTTACAGTGGATGTGGGCTAAAATGGCTTGCCCTTACTTTCAGTgcaatatttcatttcagtcatATTCCTACCTTTTCTTAACttctttttatacttttgtaCTTCTAAGCCAGTTATCTGGAAAAATAGGTAGATAAACGTAAAGATAGTTTGTCTGAAGATTGATTACACATCATTTTCCTTTTGCTGTCTGTAGCTTATGAGAATAAGCACTTTGTCAAAGTTTGTGTAGAAGTGGTGATCAGCTGAGCTCCTTGTAATCACCAAATCTGTCTTTTTATGGAATGGAAATAAAGCTGCATGAAGTTAAgcttatatttactttatttttaagtctaaatttctaaaattaaaaaaaattaaaataagaacgtatacaaaaaaagaaatctatgAAGACTATTTTGGTCATATAGATTTTTCTTGGAGCGCTTTTATCAAAATGTTTCCCAGTCAGTTGCTGCGCTTACTTGGCAATagactgtatttaaaaataaaagccctTGCCATGTCCTGTCTGCTTTGCCTTTGCTGGTGAAAAGTGAAGGCTATTTTTAAGAGGTAAGGGGGGTGAGAAGTGATAGCGGCCCTGGAATAGACCGTCCGAGAAGGACAAGCAAGGTCATGTTTCTCCTCCATAAAGCTCCCATCCTCCCACCCATGCATGTCTTGCTCAGCAGCTCCAACCCAACTCCAAAGTGTCAGAAAGACTGGTCCGGGTGCC
This Anabas testudineus chromosome 21, fAnaTes1.2, whole genome shotgun sequence DNA region includes the following protein-coding sequences:
- the trim63b gene encoding E3 ubiquitin-protein ligase TRIM63b is translated as MDVQRTGSMVRPPSPMDSLEKQLSCPICLDMFTKPVVILPCQHNLCRSCASDLYDSRNPYRFSGGVFRCPTCRFEVVLDRHGVHGLQRNLLVENIIDIYKQQQEGSGSGSTETNLKPKESKEPKCQEHEDEKINIYCVTCQVPTCSMCKVFGQHKDCEVAPLASVYQAQKGELSNAIDTLVSSNGRLQALLNQMEDACRAVQENSQRAKQGLAERFDLLYAVLEERKTVLLEQIGKEQDEKVAALRALAQRYGERLQASSELTDTAVRALEQSGTAEFLMASKGLITQTKDAAKSSLGEERPEPGFEKMDHFTLSTEHIESVLSKMDFSVCDDDEFEDAEEEEEEE